One region of Verrucomicrobiota bacterium genomic DNA includes:
- a CDS encoding formylglycine-generating enzyme family protein has protein sequence WHSGNSGGQTHPVKQKAANAWGLYDMIGNVWEWCSDWQGPYPSESAMDPTGPGSGSSRVGHGGCWGNDARNTRSVCRWWGDPGNRSVGLGFRPALSSQGFSNPLPSTR, from the coding sequence TTGGCATAGTGGAAACTCTGGAGGCCAGACCCACCCGGTGAAGCAGAAGGCAGCGAATGCGTGGGGTTTGTACGACATGATTGGGAATGTTTGGGAATGGTGTTCGGACTGGCAAGGACCCTATCCGAGCGAAAGCGCGATGGACCCGACGGGTCCCGGATCGGGCTCTAGCCGCGTGGGCCACGGGGGCTGCTGGGGCAACGACGCCAGGAACACGCGCTCCGTCTGCCGGTGGTGGGGGGACCCAGGCAACCGCAGCGTCGGATTGGGCTTCCGTCCCGCCCTCAGTTCACAAGGCTTCTCCAACCCCCTTCCCTCAACCAGATGA
- a CDS encoding YlbF family regulator, producing MNLNHDSSTIIQKTRDLCQAILEDPGYLDMRNSIELFMADEAAKEDYRWVVEQGEYLQHKQQMGSSLDDREIQEFESRRSALVANAKAKAFLDAQQSIQAVHESVGKYVAKTFELGRLPQSSDFESESCGPSCGCH from the coding sequence ATGAACCTGAACCACGATTCCAGCACCATCATTCAGAAAACGCGCGATCTTTGCCAGGCGATCCTCGAGGATCCCGGTTATCTCGACATGCGAAACAGCATCGAGCTGTTCATGGCCGACGAGGCCGCCAAAGAGGATTATCGCTGGGTCGTCGAACAAGGCGAATATCTCCAGCATAAACAACAAATGGGTTCCTCGCTCGATGATCGCGAAATCCAGGAGTTCGAATCCCGCCGATCCGCTCTGGTCGCGAATGCCAAGGCAAAAGCCTTTCTCGACGCCCAGCAGTCCATCCAGGCGGTTCACGAATCCGTCGGCAAGTACGTCGCCAAGACCTTCGAACTCGGCCGCCTCCCGCAATCCTCGGATTTCGAGTCCGAAAGTTGCGGACCTTCCTGCGGCTGCCACTGA